A stretch of Labrus bergylta chromosome 19, fLabBer1.1, whole genome shotgun sequence DNA encodes these proteins:
- the LOC109990879 gene encoding uncharacterized protein isoform X1 — MFYTSTHHKSADKRAEEFLKQDLFLRSAFKIIDKMVNLSPDRPSVLVDEVLHSIFFLGIIHSPPYLPQAIVSNNEMLKELQKWYPQPFNFYSTQLPKRSPFSCVLDMIIYLTGKKGLLTEEAKESDIIESLREVISDLKKDEAIDLISSAICVSQKKPIQDSVRYYGVSMSTSGRVPGQIMVAASCLGTWDPYVADAVMTYYPGKVKKNYFDGTFQIQELIRCQAFSLTKGDQMDPCRSCGNLFGLTTCQKNVWAYGNCAEAESISNLLKNENEVRGQIRPASDRNMDENNWQRAIESVVNDLKKWLKSVRFNQHLQFYTPPI; from the exons ATGTTTTATACCTCAACACATCACAAGTCTGCAGACAAGAG GGCAGAAGAATTTCTGAAACAGGACCTTTTCCTCAGGAGTGCTTTCAAGATTATTGACAAAATGGTTAATCTCAGTCCAGATCGTCCTTCGGTGTTAGTGGATGAG GTTCTTCACAGCATCTTCTTCTTGGGAATAATCCACAGTCCCCCATATCTCCCACAAGCTATTGTCAGTAACAATGAGATGCTGAAAGAGTTACAAAAATGGTACCCTCAGCCTTTTAACTTCTATTCCACTCAATTACCAAAGAGGAGTCCATTTTCCTGTGTGCTTGACATG ATTATCTACCTGACTGGAAAGAAAGGCCTCCTGACTGAAGAAGCTAAGGAAAGTGACATAATAGAAAGCCTGCGAGAGGTCATCTCTGATCTGAAGAAGGATGAAGCAATCGACCTGATCTCCTCTGCCATATGTGTGTCTCAAAAGAAACCAATCCAAGACTCAGTCAGGTACTATGGAGTCTCCATGTCCACCTCTGGCCGTGTTCCCGGGCAAATCATGGTTGCTGCCTCCTGTCTTGGCACCTGGGACCCTTATGTAGCTGATGCAGTGATGACCTACTATCCAGGCAAGGTCAAAAAGAACTATTTTGATGGAACCTTCCAAATCCAAGAGCTGATCAGGTGTCAGGCCTTTAGCCTGACAAAAGGAGATCAAATGGATCCTTGCAGATCATGTGGGAATCTGTTTGGTTTGACAACATGTCAAAAAAATGTGTGGGCCTATGGCAACTGTGCTGAAGCAGAAAGTATAAGCAACTTGCTTAAAAATGAGAATGAAGTGAGAGGCCAAATAAGACCAGCATCTGATAGGAACATGGATGAGAATAACTGGCAAAGGGCAATAGAGAGTGTTGTCAACGATCTGAAGAAATGGCTGAAATCGGTGAGATTCAATCAACATTTGCAATTCTACACACCACCAATTTAA
- the LOC109990879 gene encoding uncharacterized protein isoform X2 encodes MSADKRAEEFLKQDLFLRSAFKIIDKMVNLSPDRPSVLVDEVLHSIFFLGIIHSPPYLPQAIVSNNEMLKELQKWYPQPFNFYSTQLPKRSPFSCVLDMIIYLTGKKGLLTEEAKESDIIESLREVISDLKKDEAIDLISSAICVSQKKPIQDSVRYYGVSMSTSGRVPGQIMVAASCLGTWDPYVADAVMTYYPGKVKKNYFDGTFQIQELIRCQAFSLTKGDQMDPCRSCGNLFGLTTCQKNVWAYGNCAEAESISNLLKNENEVRGQIRPASDRNMDENNWQRAIESVVNDLKKWLKSVRFNQHLQFYTPPI; translated from the exons ATG TCTGCAGACAAGAG GGCAGAAGAATTTCTGAAACAGGACCTTTTCCTCAGGAGTGCTTTCAAGATTATTGACAAAATGGTTAATCTCAGTCCAGATCGTCCTTCGGTGTTAGTGGATGAG GTTCTTCACAGCATCTTCTTCTTGGGAATAATCCACAGTCCCCCATATCTCCCACAAGCTATTGTCAGTAACAATGAGATGCTGAAAGAGTTACAAAAATGGTACCCTCAGCCTTTTAACTTCTATTCCACTCAATTACCAAAGAGGAGTCCATTTTCCTGTGTGCTTGACATG ATTATCTACCTGACTGGAAAGAAAGGCCTCCTGACTGAAGAAGCTAAGGAAAGTGACATAATAGAAAGCCTGCGAGAGGTCATCTCTGATCTGAAGAAGGATGAAGCAATCGACCTGATCTCCTCTGCCATATGTGTGTCTCAAAAGAAACCAATCCAAGACTCAGTCAGGTACTATGGAGTCTCCATGTCCACCTCTGGCCGTGTTCCCGGGCAAATCATGGTTGCTGCCTCCTGTCTTGGCACCTGGGACCCTTATGTAGCTGATGCAGTGATGACCTACTATCCAGGCAAGGTCAAAAAGAACTATTTTGATGGAACCTTCCAAATCCAAGAGCTGATCAGGTGTCAGGCCTTTAGCCTGACAAAAGGAGATCAAATGGATCCTTGCAGATCATGTGGGAATCTGTTTGGTTTGACAACATGTCAAAAAAATGTGTGGGCCTATGGCAACTGTGCTGAAGCAGAAAGTATAAGCAACTTGCTTAAAAATGAGAATGAAGTGAGAGGCCAAATAAGACCAGCATCTGATAGGAACATGGATGAGAATAACTGGCAAAGGGCAATAGAGAGTGTTGTCAACGATCTGAAGAAATGGCTGAAATCGGTGAGATTCAATCAACATTTGCAATTCTACACACCACCAATTTAA
- the LOC109990879 gene encoding uncharacterized protein isoform X3, whose product MADFPVDISARDVLDFLQRRKARGKDYIKQGKYLVDTFGDRTLALCNPADVKWMICGLQGTSYFNRKEVVEGWGKFYLPDEVRMQVVGLVKGTSCPCELLVLMICEDGKLYAYDEEELHEVASSLEQLCTEGLQYPSSLCYYKGETFSKMTYEDWGKVKQSALGKSLDEAHYKLVTANKKGFLEKLKREPVLKDLEQTPLGLLDGEASYALTPPMSPLCSPTKRRHFYKLTLDA is encoded by the exons ATGGCAGATTTTCCAGTGGACATCTC GGCGCGTGATGTCCTTGATTTCCTGCAAAGACGCAAAGCAAGAG GTAAAGACTATATAAAACAGGGGAAATATCTTGTGGACACATTTGGAGACAGAACTCTGGCCCTTTGTAATCCAGCTGATGTCAAATGGATGATATGTGGCCTCCAAGGCACAAGTTATTTTAACAGAAAAGAAGTCGTGGAAGGTTGGGGAAAGTTCTATCTTCCTGATGAGGTTAGGATGCAGGTTGTAGGTTTAGTGAAGGGAACCTCATGCCCCTGTGAGCTGCTTGTTCTGATGATCTGTGAAGATGGAAAGCTGTATGCTTACGATGAAGAGGAGCTGCATGAGGTGGCTTCCAGTCTGGAGCAGCTCTGTACTGAGGGATTACAGTATCCATCATCCCTGTGCTATTACAAAGGGGAGACCTTCAGCAAAATG ACCTATGAGGACTGGGGAAAAGTGAAGCAGAGTGCTTTAGGGAAGAGTTTGGACGAAGCACATTACAAGCTGGTGACAGCAAATAAGAAGGGATTCCTGGAAAAACTCAAACGAG AGCCTGTCCTGAAGGACCTGGAACAGACCCCTCTGGGCCTTCTGGACGGAGAAGCATCATATGCCTTGACACCTCCGATGTCTCCTCTTTGTTCTCCGACAAAGAGGAGACATTTCTATAAGCTCACCCTGGACGCCtga